TCCCGATACGCCCTCAACAACCACCGCACATCCTCAATGCGAAGCTTTAACTTGCGCTCATCTATGGCCTGTATTACCACAGAGCCTATCCATACCACGACTACCAGAATCCCTATGCACCCAATCCATCGTATGCCACGCCGTTTCATAAGCATCTCTTGACGAGTTCACAATCCAGACACAGCCAATGGTGTTTGCCCAATCAAAGCCCACACTGATATCTAAAGCACACCGAGCACTCTCGCTTGTTACAGTCAAAACACCTTCTCGGAACCAGTATCCGATTTATGCAAAGGATCCCCACGTGGGTGAACGTGACACTTTCACCCAGGTTCGCATTCGCGCACACTGCGCGTCCCCGATCCGTTATGATTACGTTTTTCTTGGATGATGGAAATCCCTTGTCAGGCGCTGTGTAACTGCATTCACACAACAACCCACCTTGCAATCCAAGGTTGTCCAGCCCAAGCACGGCACGATTCCTTACAAAGCAGTACTCACCCTCAACCAAACCCCGATTCATCCCTGTTTCATCATCGTCATCTCCCAATAGGCTGGAGAAGGCCGTTTCCAATATGGGATCG
Above is a window of Limisphaera ngatamarikiensis DNA encoding:
- a CDS encoding RHS repeat-associated core domain-containing protein — its product is MIRFSTKRTEDGTGLVLYEYRAYSPALGRWLSRDPILETAFSSLLGDDDDETGMNRGLVEGEYCFVRNRAVLGLDNLGLQGGLLCECSYTAPDKGFPSSKKNVIITDRGRAVCANANLGESVTFTHVGILCINRILVPRRCFDCNKRECSVCFRYQCGL